The genomic segment CGTCGAGCCTGGTGAGGCGATCCCGAAGGACGACCAGCACCTGCACTTCGGTGGTGGCCAGCTCGAGGCGCAGCTCTTCCTGGAGCCGGGTGAGCACGAGCTGTGCCTGCAGGTGGCGGACGGCGCGCACGTGGCGCTCCCGATCACCGACGAGATCACGGTGAACGTCGACGGCGAGGAGCCCTACGTGACCCTTGAGGTGCCGGAGGGTGAGACCGCCACCAGCCCGCTGCCCGTGACGATGACCGCAGAGGGCATCGAGATCGAGCCGGCTGGAGAGGTGCGCGACGGCGCCGGTCACTTCCACGTCATGGTTGACGTCGGCTGTGTCGAGGC from the Acidimicrobiales bacterium genome contains:
- a CDS encoding DUF4399 domain-containing protein, with product MTRSTRLLAIPFALALLATACGDDDQQPAMSGDVAESETDTTVTPDDTDTTASASEGSASLSAPEDGATVARRFTVEMTAEGIEIEPAGEVRDGAGHFHVMVDAGCVEPGEAIPKDDQHLHFGGGQLEAQLFLEPGEHELCLQVADGAHVALPITDEITVNVDGEEPYVTLEVPEGETATSPLPVTMTAEGIEIEPAGEVRDGAGHFHVMVDVGCVEA